The Rhodothermales bacterium genomic sequence CCTCTACTTTTTCGATCGTGCCGGCGGGAATCTGCTGCAGGTACGAGGCCAGGAAGTCTCCCCGGACCGGCGAGGGTTTGCCATTGATGTACACGACGACATTCTGGTTGCCGCGCAGGCTGATGTTGCCGTCCACATCCACTTCGATCGATGGGATGTTCTGGAGCACGTCGGAGGCGGAGCCGCCCGTGCTCGTGATCTGGTCCTTCGTGTTGTACACCGTGCGGTCGATCTCGAACGTAACGGCTTCCCGTTCGGCCACGACCTCGACGCCCTCCATCTGCTGGAGATCGGGCGCCAGTTCGATGACGCCGAGCGCCACACGAGGCTTATCCTGGGAGATCGTCACATCGTGTGCGACGGCGTTTTCGTATCCGACGAAGCTCACGTTGACATAGTAGACGCCGGCGCGAATCTGTTCGATCGCGAAGCTGCCGTCGAAGTCGCTCACGGCGCCCGTGACCAGGCTGCTGTCGCGCTGGCTCCAGACGGCGATGGTGGCGGTGGCGATGGGCTCGCCGCTGTCGGCGTCGTGAACCGAGCCGCTCAGCATACCGTCCGCCGCCGGCGGCCGGCCGGTTGGCTGTGCCTGAAGGGATGCCGTGCCCAGAAGAAGCAAGAGGGCTATAAGTGAGGCAGCGCGGCCTGAATTGCGTAAAGATCTATCCAAAAGCATGGTGTGTACCGGTCAGTATTCGCATGGGCGAGGGCTCCAACGAGACAAGGCGGGAGCGCCTGCAAGAAGAACAGGTAGGGTTACGGCCCAGCCCATGTAAGGGTTGTTTGGCTGAGGTTAATCTTGTTAAGGGAAGGATAAAAGGACGCAACATCTTCCCTGCTTGCTCGTCCCAGCACCGTCTTTCCCGGGCCAGCCGACCTTCCACCGCCCGCCCCACCCTGAGATTTCAGCTCCGCGCTGCATGACCAAACCCGTTATTCTCGCTGTCGACGACGACCCGCAGGTGCTCGGGTCGATCGCTCGCGACCTGCGCAAGCAGTATGGCAAAGACTACCGCGTCCTACGAGCCGATAGCGGCGCCTCCGCCGTCGAAGCGCTCGACGCCATCCGGGCCCGCGACGAACATGTCGCCCTCCTGATATCCGACCAGCGCATGCCCCAGCTCGATGGCGTCGGTTTTCTCCAGGCCTCCATCCTCCTCTTTCCGAATAGCAAACGTGTCCTCCTGACGGCCTACGCGGACACCGACGCGGCCATCGGGGCGATCAACCGGTCGCAGGTCGATTATTATCTGGTCAAGCCCTGGGATCCGCCGGAGGAAAAACTCTATCCGGTGCTCGATGAACTGCTGGACGACTGGCAGGCCGGCTACCGTCCCGGCTACGGGGGCATCCGTGTCGTCGGAGATCGATGGTCGCCGCGTATCCACGCCATCAAGGACTTCCTGGCCCGCAACCAGTTGCCCTATCAGTTCCTCGACATCGAGACGTCAGGGGAGGCACAAGCCATCGTGGCGCGCCAGCCGGCCCCGCCGACTCTGCCGCTGGTGGTGCTGCCCGAGGGCGAGGTGCTGGAAAACCCCGCGCCGGCGGAGGTTGCCGAACGCGTCGGGCTCCGCACCCGCGCCGAGCGGCCGTTTTATGATCTCGCTATCGTGGGCGGTGGGCCGTCGGGGCTGGCGACGGCCGTTTATGGCGGCTCGGAAGGCCTCCGCACGGTGCTCATCGAGCGCGAGGCGCCGGGCGGCCAGGCCGGCACCAGCAGCCGCATCGAGAACTACCTCGGCTTCCCCTCCGGCCTCTCCGGCGCCGACCTCGCGCGCCGCGCCGTGGCGCAGGCGCGTAAATTCAACGTCGAAATCCTGGCCCCGCAGTCGGTCCAGGCCCTGCGCGTCGAAGGACCCTACCGACACCTCGTCCTGGGCGACGGCCGCGAGATCGCGTGCCACGCCCTGATGCTGGCGATGGGGGTGTCGTGGAACAAGCTGCCCGCCGCCGGGGCCGACCGGCTCGAAGGCCGCGGCGTCTTCTACGGGGCGGCCATGACGGAGGCGATGAACTGCGCCGGCGAGACGGTATTCATCATCGGCGCCGGCAACTCGGCCGGCCAGGCCGCGCTCTACTTCGCCGCCTACGCGAGCCGCATCGTGATGATCGTGCGTGGCGGATCGCTTGAGGCGAAGATGTCGCAATACCTCGTCGACCGCATCGTCGCCATTCCCACCATCGAGGTGCGCCTCCGCGCCGAGGTGCGTACATGTGTCGGCGACGAACGGCTGGACGCCGTCGAGATCGCCGATCTCCCCTCCGGCGCCACCGAGACCGTGCCGGGGCATTTCCTGTTCGTCTTTATCGGGGCCGCGCCGCACACGGAATGGCTGGGCGACCAGGTCGCCCGCGACGAGCTGGGATTCATCCTCACCGGGCCCGACCTCGACGCGAAGGAACACCTCGCCGGCTGGCCGCTCGAACGCGCCCCATTCCTCCTGGAAACCAACATCCCCGGCGTCTTCGCCTCCGGCGACGTCCGCCACGCCTCCGTCAAACGCGTCGCCTCCGCGGTAGGCGAAGGCTCTGTGTCCGTACATTTCGTGCATCGCCACCTCGCCACGTTGTGACACCCCCCCCTTCGCAAATCGCTATTGACTAATCGCTACCCGCTAATCCCTCGCCATGCTCCTCGCCGCCACCCCCGCCTTCTTCGGAGAGATCGCCGCCCTGGTCGTGGCCAGCGCGCTCATCGCCTACCTGTGCCACCGGCTCGGCATCATGCCCATCGTGGGGTTTCTGGTGGCCGGCGTCGTTATCGGGCCTATGGGGATCGGACTGGTGGAGGATCTGGAACTCGTGAACGAGGCGGCTGAGGTGGGCGTCGTCTTGCTGCTGTTCACGATCGGCATCGAGTTCAGCCTGGAAAAGCTGGCGAAGATCCAGCGGCTCATTTTCGGCGGGGGCGGGCTGCAGGTGGGTCTGGCCATGGCGGCGACGATGGGGATCCTCGTGCTCTTCGGAGTATCCTGGCAGATCGGACTTTTTACCGGTTTCCTGGTGGCGCTCTCGTCCACGGCCATCGTACTAAAGATGCTGGGCGACCGGGGGGAGATGGATCGGCCGTATGCGCAGGCCGGCCTTGGGCTGCTCATTTTTCAGGACCTCGCGATCATCGTGATGGTGTTACTCGTGCCGATGCTGGGCGGCGCCGGCGGAACCGCGCTCGACATCGGCTGGGCGCTCGGCAAGGCGGGGCTCATCATCGTCCTCGTGCTCGTACTGGCCCGCCGGATCATGCCGAAATTCCTCGAGGCCGTCGCCCGCACCTGCTCGCCGGAGTTGTTCCTCCTCACCGTCATCGGCATCTGTTTCGGGACGGCGTATCTGACCAGTCTCGCCGGCGTCAGCCTGTCGCTCGGGGCGTTTCTCGCCGGCCTCATCGTCAGCGAAAGCCGGTTCAGCGAACATGCCATGGGCGAGATCATGCCGCTCCAGATCCTCTTCAGCGCCACCTTTTTTGTATCGGTGGGGATGTTGCTGGACCTCGGCTTTCTCCTCGAGCACTTGCCGCTTGTGCTCGGCGTCGTGCTCGCGGTGGTGCTACTCAAAGTCATCACCACGGCCTTCAGCATCCGTATCCTGGGCTATTCGATGCCTGTGGCCCTGGCGTCCGGGCTCATCCTCGCCCAGATCGGCGAGTTCTCGTTTGTGCTGGCCCGTGCCGGCGGCGAGATCGGCCTGTATCCCGCCGGCCTCGAGGGGATCGGGGAGCAGACCTTTATCGCCTCGACGGTGATCGTCATGATCCTCACGCCGGTGCTGGGCTGGGCGGGGGCTCGCCTGTTTAGCCGGGAGGCTCCGCTGCCGGCCGGCACGGATGAGCCCGCGCTCGATCACCAAGCCGCCGAGGGCCTCAGCGATCACGTGGTCGTCGCCGGATATGGCGCCTCCGCCCGTCGGCTGGTGCGGGTGCTGCAGAACGCCGGCATTCCGTTTATCGTCACCACGCTCAGTCCGGAAGGGGCCAACGAAGCCGAGGCGGCCGGCGTACGGGTCCTGCGCGGCGACTACTCCAGGCAACATATCCTCGAGCTCACGGGGATCGCTCGGGCCCGAGCGCTGGTTGTAGCCGACGACCACACCGCCATGTCCCACCGGGTGATCCAGGTCGCGAAAACGCTGAAGCCCGACCTCCACATCATCGTCCGCACCCGCTACATCGCTGAAATCGAACACCTGCATGCTGCCGGCGCCTCGTGCGTGATCGCCGAGGAGATGGAAAGCATCGTGCAGCTTTTTGCGCAGATCTTGCAGGACGTTGGGACGCCAGCCAGCCAGATCGAGGCCATCGTCAACGGGGTACGCGACGGAGATTATGCCTCACTGTTGGAACCCGAGGCTGCTGTCGCGGCCTCCCTGGTGGACGGCGGCGTCGGCGGGATGCACCACACGATCGTCCTCGAGCCGGTCAACCCCGGAGCCTGTAGCCACATCGCCCGGACCCGACCGGTTGTCCCGAGCACCAGTGGATGCGAAGAATGCCTCCGGACGGGCGATCATTGGGTGCACCTCAGGGTGTGTATGACCTGCGGACACGTCGGCTGCTGCGATTCGTCTAAAAACAAACACGCCGGCCGGCACTACCTGGAAACCGACCACCCCATCGCCCGGTCCATCGAACCCGGCGAGACCTGGGCGTGGTGTTACGTGGATGAGGTGATAGTATGATCGTTCCAGACGACCTCTTGATCGTCCCTGAATTCAGTGAACTGCCGATCGAGGCCCGCCAATGGCTCGTCGACCATATGACGGAGCACCGTCTGGCGGTTGGCGAAGTGCCCTTCGAAACCGGCGCGCCGGCGGAGAACATGTTGATCGTTCTCGAGGGGGCGATCCAGATCCTCATCCCCCAGGGTGGGGGCTGGCGGTTGTTCGATACCTTCCGCGCCGGCCGCATCACGGGCCTATTGCCCTACTCGCGGATGACCCACTTCGGGGGAAAGGCGAACCCGATCGAACCCTCTCGTGTCGCTTACATCCACAAAAACGATTTTCGGGAGATGTTGTACCACATCCCCGAGCTGGGGCAAAAGCTGATTGCCCTCATG encodes the following:
- a CDS encoding FAD-dependent oxidoreductase, which codes for MTKPVILAVDDDPQVLGSIARDLRKQYGKDYRVLRADSGASAVEALDAIRARDEHVALLISDQRMPQLDGVGFLQASILLFPNSKRVLLTAYADTDAAIGAINRSQVDYYLVKPWDPPEEKLYPVLDELLDDWQAGYRPGYGGIRVVGDRWSPRIHAIKDFLARNQLPYQFLDIETSGEAQAIVARQPAPPTLPLVVLPEGEVLENPAPAEVAERVGLRTRAERPFYDLAIVGGGPSGLATAVYGGSEGLRTVLIEREAPGGQAGTSSRIENYLGFPSGLSGADLARRAVAQARKFNVEILAPQSVQALRVEGPYRHLVLGDGREIACHALMLAMGVSWNKLPAAGADRLEGRGVFYGAAMTEAMNCAGETVFIIGAGNSAGQAALYFAAYASRIVMIVRGGSLEAKMSQYLVDRIVAIPTIEVRLRAEVRTCVGDERLDAVEIADLPSGATETVPGHFLFVFIGAAPHTEWLGDQVARDELGFILTGPDLDAKEHLAGWPLERAPFLLETNIPGVFASGDVRHASVKRVASAVGEGSVSVHFVHRHLATL
- a CDS encoding cation:proton antiporter; the protein is MLLAATPAFFGEIAALVVASALIAYLCHRLGIMPIVGFLVAGVVIGPMGIGLVEDLELVNEAAEVGVVLLLFTIGIEFSLEKLAKIQRLIFGGGGLQVGLAMAATMGILVLFGVSWQIGLFTGFLVALSSTAIVLKMLGDRGEMDRPYAQAGLGLLIFQDLAIIVMVLLVPMLGGAGGTALDIGWALGKAGLIIVLVLVLARRIMPKFLEAVARTCSPELFLLTVIGICFGTAYLTSLAGVSLSLGAFLAGLIVSESRFSEHAMGEIMPLQILFSATFFVSVGMLLDLGFLLEHLPLVLGVVLAVVLLKVITTAFSIRILGYSMPVALASGLILAQIGEFSFVLARAGGEIGLYPAGLEGIGEQTFIASTVIVMILTPVLGWAGARLFSREAPLPAGTDEPALDHQAAEGLSDHVVVAGYGASARRLVRVLQNAGIPFIVTTLSPEGANEAEAAGVRVLRGDYSRQHILELTGIARARALVVADDHTAMSHRVIQVAKTLKPDLHIIVRTRYIAEIEHLHAAGASCVIAEEMESIVQLFAQILQDVGTPASQIEAIVNGVRDGDYASLLEPEAAVAASLVDGGVGGMHHTIVLEPVNPGACSHIARTRPVVPSTSGCEECLRTGDHWVHLRVCMTCGHVGCCDSSKNKHAGRHYLETDHPIARSIEPGETWAWCYVDEVIV